The DNA sequence tataactttatacctttatacatttaaaaacaattaaaatcacagtaggctcagagtgctatagaatcatggaatcatagagttggaagagaccccaagaatggccatccagtccaaccccattctgccatgcaggaactcccagtcaaagcatccttaacaaattatgtaatggaggtgtccatctacattgtagaaagatatactatagccttattagactgcagttcccagcagtctgtggtgcgtctcttttttgttgttgcaaaaatccagaaatgactgtttttgaaaacatgagtccattctcaggagaaatgtccagagtagagtctgagtctcctttctctggacttctgaaacctaaattattccaaaacccaaaactgaccctgagagcatctagtctgaccccaactcaaggaaacttgggaatcctgaaggtttagagaaattactgaattattgaattatacaaggaatagtggtctcagggttttgctgaagctcagtgtacagaagcagaacattatttttaaaatattgtgcattaaattaccttcagtctatgtctatgagatgcatatgagacatacatggatcccatctcccattatatcccattagacatactgtataaaaatataccaaactctgaaaaactccaaaatccaaaatacatctagttctcagcattttgggtaaggggtattattattattactattgaatgatcttagcatcaccatggaaaaggtgcagagagagttggtcatgtcctgcctctgaggctgagagaatgtgaccctcacaaaagagaatgtggagaaatgaggatctgctgaacttttcccctgccattcattcgcttctccttttgtctcttgtccctttagattgcaagcctgagggcagggaaatatctagtaatttataagctgctctgatagccttttggctgaagagctgggcataaattattattattatttgacatccctctttgacatccccacctccttcttctcttttgtgagaatttgaatggcagagcatgatgtaaagtggagaaggctccctctttttgttctgtgagtgagaaaagatgggggtaaatcacactaacaaaggaaatagcccctggtaaaagccaggatgaatggtagcttttcttacgcaaaatacccaaaccctAGatgtcgaatttgtcagctcaaagtctctctcttcccttcattttgatattattaaaaataatattcttactcattgatcgagaagtactcagaaatttcttctctctaaaatgttatcaaaattgtcgaattaggcatatttctcctaattttcgaattttggagaatattctttacatccctacttggtCTTATGCTTTTTCTTAAGCTTGTCAGCCTCAGATTCTCCCCTGGTAGCCAGagatcttttcttctctttgtagGAACACAGCTTCTCTCAAGAAACAGGGAATTTCCTGCACCGGTGCAGCCGAAGCAGCAGGGATCGCCATAGAATCCGAACTAACTGTAGATGATATTGAGGCCATTGGGCCCAAGGGCATCGATGTTGAGGCTATCAATATTGAGGGGGTCGATACCAAGGGGGCCGGTATAGAGGTGACAGGGGTAGAAGAAGACATTTTCTTTGAAATCTTCAGGATCCTCAGTATTTTGGAAATTGGAATGAGGGCCAAGTGTCCTGAGATGAAGTTGAGAGTTCAGCAAGCAAGAGAGAATGCTCCCAGCTTAAAAAAGTTTCAAGCACTGGGCTCTATTCTGAAGCATTTGAGGAGTAAAAGAACAGCAAATGGAGCAATGCTCAGCAATGTGGCTTTCCCCAAGACAAATAAAGGCAAGCACAACTTTCCTATTGCAGGAGACACAAAGTTTGAAAAGAGAGGTGGAGGCCATAAGAAGCCCAGAAAAGGGCACCCAGCCTggtggggaaaagaggaaaaaataaacaacctctctcttctttttgttGGGCAAActcaaagtaaaataataataataataatagaaccatCTAACCGTACAGAGAGTGCTCAGTCAGAGAACTATCAGAATTAGGTTTCTCTACTGGTGGACGAAAGAGAATTGAAGGTGGAGCTAGATTGACAGGgttgggcatgctcagtacaCAAAAGGCTTTTacggacatttttaaaaagaaacattttaaaaaccaccttcattttttcttttattttctcttgcagTTTGCAGGTGTGCTCCCTCTCTCCAGCACTGAAGCTATACTATGGTCTAGTTACAAAAATTCTCCTTACCTGGTGACAGGTTTTAGGTAAAATGCATGGTGCACAGTAACGGTGCCCCAACTGACAATCTTGTACAGTTCCATGTACAAGAATAACATCATCCAAAGCGCTATCAAAAATATCACATTTGGTGTGGTTTGGTACATCTACCACATACAAATTAGAATATTGTACACACATCCTGTATGACCAGTCCTAGAATGCCAAACCATATAGTGAGAATTATGTTATCATTGATAATCATTGCAATATGATAATACCTCAATAGCTTAAACTTTAATTTAAACTATCATTCACAAAATCATTCTGATAGAGAATGCATTTCAGGagtaaacatttaaatatattgttttgtttttaaatgtattctttttcttttatcctATTCCATACTTTGGCATATGACAAGAGACTTTGATGAATGGAAGATActatatgcacatgcacatttacttttttctttaatttccttGTTCTGTTTCCTAAGAAAGTATAAATCAGTTTGCACTACAAGCAACCAGTTCTCATATTTACCAATCTGCATCTATTCTGTCtactcaaattatttttttcaaattttgtcaAGTTTTccacaaatatacaaaaatataattttaagaaTGGTAATCTTATAATAAACTAAacctatatacatacacatatatgcacTTTATTATTCCATACCAACCATAATAGCaatttcttaaaattatttatcATGTATGTTGAAGTCTATATCAGgttccaaaataaataattaaacagtcTGTGAGCATTctgttatctattttattttatttatatctccctttCTCCCATCATGGGATTCAAAATGGCAGAAAAGGAATACTGTGATTACTAAAACCCAGTCTTAGTTTTTCAAAAAGAAGTCAAATTGATAAAACATGGGCTAGAAAAGCTAGTATGGtgtgtatttttaattgcttGATGAACAGAACCCAAAGTGTGGTCAGTAATAGCTCCccttcatcctggacagaagtgacaaACACAATGCCAAAGGATTCGGTCCTGGGTCCAGATGTTTCACACCTTTATAAACAATTTGGGAGAtgaaatagaggacatgcttatcaaatatgCAAATTATATCAAACTGGAGAAGGTAGCCAGTATCTTAGAAACAAGAAGCAGGATTCATATTGGAGAACTGGGGCAAAACCCAAAAAATTAAGTTCAGTAAGGATAAATATAATGTAGTATGTTTAGGTGAGAGCCAACGTGGTTTAGCAGTTTGAGTGTAGATCAGGGTTTGGTTTTCCATTGGTTTATGGaaaccactgtgtgactttggatGAATCACCCACTCTCAGTCCCAAAAAAAGTcttatgatagtttcaccttagggtcaccataagtcagaaacgacttgaaagcacaaaacaacaaatgtttGGGAAGGAAAAATCCAACACCcaaatataggatgggcaacacctgtaACAATAGCACATGTGAAACAATTTTGatgtcttagtagaccacaaactaaacatgaaataataatgtAATGCACTGACCAAGCCTTTCTGTTAAAATTgtaagaaagagaggaaatgtAAAATGGCATCTGttattgcagcagcagcagcaggaatccAATCTACAACTTACCTGGTTAGGAAGATGTTCTTTGAAAGTTTTGAGAGCAACATCAAGAGCAATTTTCAGCCATATTTTATATTCTAAGGAGGGTGGTTCTAAAAATGTATCAAAAGCTTCAAGCAAATCATCAATAGAGATAAAGCATGTCTGGAGGAAAAGATCATGAGAAATGGTGTTATTACTATCATTTACAAGATTAATTTCCCCCTTGCTCATTACCTGAATTAGGGGTTGGAAGGTGATTCATTgaattaggagccctggtggcatggTGGTTAagtgcctgcactgcagccactcactcaaaaaacATAAgggtgtgagttcaatcccagccaggggctcaaggtcaactcagcctggcatctttctgaggttgctaaaatatgtacccagattgttgggggcaactagcttacacttcgtaaactgtttagggagtgcttaagcgcactgataagcggtacagaaatgtacttgctattgctagtgaACATGCCACTCAGtgccaataaaaatgtttttaatgttttatttaaatctatagatcttatcacactggggaaatcaggggtttaaacagtaattatcctgtgcaaaatgcaatattgcacatatgattttcacacacatcactattaaacgggcaataaataggcaataaacagcaagaaatcaTTTTTAGGATTTCCCCAcgaataatttgttgctgtttattgcctgtttaatagtgatgtcatgtgaaaatcttaattatgATATTgcgttttgcatgggataattgctttttaaacccccaattttgccCAATTTTcttcatatgaaaaaaaaaaacatcccacATTCTTGTCTTTTAACTTAGTTGTTTAAAGAGAGAACCTCCATTTAGGATCAATTTGAACAATACCATAGTAAGATGCTTGTTGCTGAAAATTATTTCCATGAAGTCAGGACTTCTTCCTACAACTGGGAtccaaattctgttttaaatggaTAAAATGGCTTTGGCATTGTTAATGAGATTTTTATGCAATTGTTAAAATATACCCCCAAATTCTGCCAGTTCAGGAAAAGCATGTAGTCTGAGAGGAAGTGATATTCTGGCATTGGAACAAGTTAGGTTGCCAACtttcacatttcaaaagcaaaactGCATAGCAAACTAGCTACCATTTCTTAGCTTAAAACAATCTCCAGAAATCTTCCTGTATCTCTTGCCTGGACTTCTGAACAAAAATACAAGCCAAAGCAATGGACCTACTTATTTCCCCAGTCACTTCTCACTAGGAAGGATGGGGAAAACAATATTCCTTTTGATTGTCCTCAAATCCAGTAGCATTATTTTGAGCCATCAaactggcaaaaaagatgggatagCAATATGCTCCCAGCAATATAGCGCAATAATgtaaagattatcacatgatatCACACAATGTCTATTAgcttcagggcacagtacaaggtgttggttatcacctataaagccctacatggcctgggtccagtctacttgaaggaacgcctcctcccatacaatccttcccgtacactccgatcctctggggaaaacctcttacaatccagaaagaccagactggcggtgaccacccggaggtccttttctgtcactgccccaaaaatgtggaatgtcctgccggaagagattcgccaattattcTCACTCGAGACtgttaaaaaggcaacaaaaacctttctcttccggcaggccttccccgattgataatgtccaaaaccaattgaatcccccttttattatttttcttactcgtgatttgtttttaactttggtgtattgttatgtactttttaaacatttttttactgtttaattttatagttgagagggagggttgggtcgggggtttgtggggcttgtttttattgttgtatattgtattttctttgttgttacccgcctcgatcctcaatcggaagaggcggaatataaataaataaataaataaataaataaataaataattattattattgatgtcaCGATTATCACacatttatcctgtgaataaagatgcATTCTAGCTCCGTTAGAATACCTGTTTATTCACAGCATAATCACGTGATAACCgtaatgttgtgtgataatctttgcattttgcatgatattgatgggagcatattgctatgctcccatcttttttgccatgATTGATAAAGTCCTTATTTACTTTATTACTGGTccttaaaagagaaataaaaataagtaataaaTTCTCTACATTTTAGGAAATCTTCTGTCCTGCAAGACATTTATTCTTTGAACAGGCTTACTCTCCAGGCTAAGGAGCTCCCTCTTATGTGAGGATGCCCCAATCCCCATTTTCTGCTAGCAAAGATTTCTTTATTCATACAGGATTTCATGTTATTGGCTgatttttgctttttttgaaaaaaaagaggAGACACTGTACTTTTAGGTTTTTTatctgttatgttttaaatgcttttaaaatgttttaaattcagtGCGTTTTAAATATGGCAAAAACATTAATACAGACTGCTTTGACTTTTCTACATATTGTTGTATTACAACCCTGGATTGAAAGTGATTGAATTGGCATTGTTACCACTGATGTACAAAAGGTACTTAACActctgaaaatgtaaaatatttttttggtgGCACAAAAGttaaaccaggggtcggcaacccctggcccgtGGGGTGCATGCAGCCTGCGGAGGTGGCagaaccggccccagcccggtcctgccgccccCGCCACCAAgaccgccacctcctcctcctccacctcctcctgggccacATGAAGGGGCTCGCAAAGTGGCCTGCCGCCTCAGCGGGCTCcccccagggcccttgcggtcccaggcctctccctccggaGGGNNNNNNNNNNNNNNNNNNNNNNNNNNNNNNNNNNNNNNNNNNNNNNNNNNNNNNNNNNNNNNNNNNNNNNNNNNNNNNNNNNNNNNNNNNNNNNNNNNNNNNNNNNNNNNNNNNNNNNNNNNNNNNNNNNNNNNNNNNNNNNNNNNNNNNNNNNNNNNNNNNNNNNNNNNNNNNNNNNNNNNNNNNNNNNNNNNNNNNNNNNNNNNNNNNNNNNNNNNNNNNNNNNNNNNNNNNNNNNNNNNNNNNNNNNNNNNNNNNNNNNNNNNNNNNNNNNNNNNNNNNNNNNNNNNNNNNNNNNNNNNNNNNNNNNNNNNNNNNNNNNNNNNNNNNNNNNNNNNNNNNNNNNNNNNNNNNNNNNNNNNNNNNNNNNNNNNNNNNNNNNNNNNNNNNNNNNNNNNNNNNNNNNNNNNNNNNNNNNNNNNNNNNNNNNNNNNNNNNNNNNNNNNNNNNNNNNNNNNNNNNNNNNNNNNNNNNNNNNNNNNNNNNNNNNNNNNNNNNNNNNNNNNNNNNNNNNNNNNNNNNNNNNNNNNNNNNNNNNNNNNNNNNNNNNNNNNNNNNNNNNNNNNNNNNNNNNNNNNNNNNNNNNNNNNNNNNNNNNNNNNNNNNNNNNNNNNNNNNNNNNNNNNNNNNNNNNNNNNNNNNNNNNNNNNNNNNNNNNNNNNNNNNNNNNNNNNNNNNNNNNNNNNNNNNNNNNNNNNNNNNNNNNNNNNNNNNNNNNNNNNNNNNNNNNNNNNNNNNNNNNNNNNNNNNNNNNNNNNNNN is a window from the Sceloporus undulatus isolate JIND9_A2432 ecotype Alabama chromosome 1, SceUnd_v1.1, whole genome shotgun sequence genome containing:
- the LOC121919591 gene encoding sodium/hydrogen exchanger 10-like isoform X1, with translation MSKGEINLVNDSNNTISHDLFLQTCFISIDDLLEAFDTFLEPPSLEYKIWLKIALDVALKTFKEHLPNQDWSYRMCVQYSNLYVVDVPNHTKCDIFDSALDDVILVHGTVQDCQLGHRYCAPCILPKTCHQVQGTASATKLLVIRGIEHGGRKSTGACSILCQYHSDRRRATVGHIPLDSGSHSSVANDLDYTYVSTQNSTVKKD